The Aedes albopictus strain Foshan chromosome 1, AalbF5, whole genome shotgun sequence genomic interval ATCTTGAAGGAGGACACACCGATTTTCAAAAAGGCCTACGAAGTACCATTACGATTGAGACAGCAAGTGATTGACTATTTAACGGATCTGGAAAGACAAGGAGTTATCACACCAGTTGAAGCCAGCGAATGGGCTTCACCGGTCATTGCTATTGTGAAGAAGGATCAGACTTTTCGCTTGGTGATAGACTGCAAAGTCTCAATAAATAAAGTTTTGCTTCCAAATACGTATCCTTTGCCTGTAGCGCAGGATCTGTTTGCTACACTTTCGGGTTCAACGGTTTTTTGTTCCTTGGACCTAGAGGGCGCTTATACACAGCTGCTATTGACTGATCGTTCACAGAAGTTCATGGTAATCAATACCATTAAGGGCCTCTACTGCTACAACAGACTTCCTCAAGGGGCTTCGTCTAGCGCAGCAATATTCCAGAAGGTCATGGACCAAGTACTTTGTGGTTTGGAGAATGTTTCAGTTTATTTGGATGATGTGCTGATAGCGGGTAAGGACTTCAAAGATTGCAGAGACAaactttttttggttttggaaaggTTGGCCAAAGCCAACataaaagttaatttgaaaaaatgcaagttttttgtTACGCAATTGCCTTACCTGGGGCATGTTTTGACAGACAAGGGATTGCTCCCCTGCcccgataaagtgaaaaccatCCGTGAAGCGAAAGCTCCACGGAACGTTTCAGAGTTGAAGGCATTTTTAGGACTTGTAACTTATTACTCTAAGTTCATTCCTAATTTGTCCACTCGCATCAGCTGCCTCTAcaatcttttaaagaaaaacgtgACGTTTTGTTGGACTGACAACTGTAAGAAAGCATTTGACGATTGTAAAGGATTTCTTTTAAACCCAAACCTTTTGGAGTATTTTGACCCGTATAAGCCCATTGTAGTAGTAACAGATGCCTGTAGCTATGGTTTGGGAGGTGTAATCGCACATTTGGTTGAAGACGAAGAGAAACCAATAAGCTTCACCTCATTTTCTTTGAACAGCGCACAGAAAAACTACCCCATTTTGCATCTCGAGGCGTTAGCAGTTGTGAGCACTGTAAAGAAGTTTCACAAATTTCTTTACGGAATGCATTTCACTATTTATACCGATCACAAGCCTCTAATCGGTATTTTTGGCAAAGAGGGTAAAAATTCAATTTCGGTGACGCGTTTACAAAGATACGTTATGGAACTTTCTATTTACGACTACGACATAGTGTATCGGCCTTCTTCAAGGATGGGAAATGCAGATTTTTGCAGTCGTTTTCCTCTGTCcgatgaaattcccaaagaactggCACGAGAGTACGTCAAAAACCTTAACTTTTCCAACGAATTTCCAATCGATTATAAAGAAGTGGCCAGGGAAACTTTAAAGGACGAATTTCTGCAAACAATTTTGAAATACCTCAAACAAGGTTGGCCACAGAGATTGGAAAGGCGTTTTGTCGACGTGTATTCTCACTATCAGGAGCTTGAAGACATCGAGGGATGCGTTTTATTCCAGGATCGCGTGGTAATTCCTGAGAGTATGAAGAGCAAAGTACTCAAAATGCTCCATATGAACCACTCAGGGATTAGTAAGATCAAGCAACTAGCGCGTAGGACAGTCTACTGGTTCGGACTAAACAAGGACGTGGAGGACTATGTGAAGGCTTGCGCGATATGCCACCAGATGGCAGCGATCAACAAAAAGGCTCCCTACTCCCGATGGATTCCAACAACTAAACCCTTTAGCAGGATTCACGCTGACTTTTTCTACTTTGACCGTAAAATTTTTCTAGTTGTTGTTGACAGCTTTACCAAGTGGATAGAGCTAGAGTACATGCGACAAGGAACAGACTGCAAAAAGGTTTTGaaggttcttttggggatttttgcTAGGTACGGATTACCGGACGTAGTGGTCACAGATGGAGGACCACCTTTCAATTCAGACAACTTCGTTTCGTTTTTGAAAAACCAGGGGATTTTGGTAATGAAAAGTCCACCGTATCACCCAGAGAGCAACGGACAAGCGGAGAGAACCGTGCGTTTAGtgaaagatgttttaaaaaagttttttcttGATCCGGAAATGAAGAGATTAGACGTTGAAGAACAAATTGCGTATTTTTTGTCTAACTATCGCAATATTTGCTTAGATAGACAAGGccagtttccttcagaaagatTGCTCTCTTATAAACCAAAAACTATGCTGGACCTAATTAATCCAaagaaaaattttaaaaacaatttgaCTAACTCGCATGATGATACTGTTTTACACACTGCAAAAGTTGTTAAAAAACCCGATGCATTTACAGCACTCAAAAACGGAGATCTGATTTTTTACAAAAACATAAACACTACAGACATCAGACGATGGTTACCAGCCAAATTTTTAAGACAAGTTTCTGATGCTACTTTCCAGATTTCTCTTGGGGGAAGGATAGTGTTGGCGCATAAGCGTCAATTGAAGCTATCGTCTGACCCTCACCGCAAGGGAACTTTAGTTTTTCCTTTTGAGAGTGGGAACGCTTCAGTAAACGATCCAGCACTTGTTTTGTCGCCGAATCCAGAAGCAGCACCAGTTTCGTCATCTGTAACAAATCGAGAACCACCACCTTTGTCATCCGCACCATTTTTAGAATCTGTTTTGTCGTCGCCTGTGGTAAGAAAAAGTAACGATGGTTGTGGTACAAGTAAGAGAGGAAGAGAAGACGAGGAAGAAGATTCCGATATTTCAAATCCAGATTTTGAATTTTACGGCTACCCTGCCGATTCCTTCATTTTTACAAACGATAATCTTGAAGTAGATTCTCCGAATCAAGAATCGGATCCACTCCCAGTGGTTTCGATAAGAAAATCGAAAAGAAGAAACAAGAAGCGTAGAAGAAGCGATTTCGTTTACTATTAGTAAATTCGAGTTAACAAGAATTTTAAATTGTATAATTGTATATATCGATTCTTTCGTAAATGTTAAGCATAATATGCATTCGAAGATTTTAAAGTATAGTGAATTTGAGTTTGAACTTATATTGAaataaaatgaactattttcGAACTAAAGGATGAAGGAGTTGTAGTAGTGACAAACGCTTAGGAACTCGCTCAGAGTAGATAGAAAAAGTGAGATGAGAGAAAAGGGAAAATAGGAGAAATAGAGCAATGTGAACGAACAGGCGAAATACAAGAGTTCAGAAGTTTTGTGACTACCATCGAGTAAACACGTCTTTTTATTACATCTCGTGAAGACAGAAACTCTAGTTTTCCCTCGcacttagatatttcagaaagtATATTGACCGAAAAGTGTTATCATGAAGATAGCAAATTGAATTGATAACGAAGGGGCTGTCCAAATGCAATCGCACAAGTTCAATGCTACGCAGTCGATATTAGTCGTCGTAGGGAACACATTGTCGGCCACTGATCGTCACAATCTGAAATTGAACCGTACCGTTGATAGTTGGTCGAACTCAACGAACACCATGGCCGAGGACGGAAATATTGATCGCCTGGACGCTACAGGAAACCCTGACCAGTTCTCCGACAGTGTCTGTACAGATTCTAATCCCGCCGAAAGCCGTAGTTCCGCTGGAACCTTGAAGCCGAAAACATCGATAGACACAGCGAACGGTCCGAATGCTAAGGCCTACTCAATGGACGGTCCAAAACGCGGGAAAGTGCTGATTTTCAATCAGGTCACTTTTAAAGATCCCATTTATGACGAACGAGAAGGAACGGAAAAAGACGTGGAACGATTGTACGAGGTTTTGCCACGACTAGGATTTTTGAAGGAAGATATTGTGTTGTACAAAGATTACAGTAAGGGTAAAATCAAGAAAGCTATCCGGAAGTGTGAGTAATCGTTTGAAATAGAATTTCACAATTGCTGCGGTACATTGcgcacgttttttttttgtagtgaatagtgACGAAGATCTGAAGCAAGCGGATTGTTTGATGGTGGTCATACTGACGTACAATGAAGACGAAGACAAGTTGATGGCTCAAAACGGTTCGTACAATATGTACAGGTTCGTGAAAAAATTCACTTCAACATCGCTAAAATCGATGGCTGGAAAGCCGAAATTGTTCATGATCCAAGCGTGCAGCAACAAAAAGCTACGTACCGGAGTACAGCCGAGAACAGACAGCGCTAGGGATGTCGTTGACTTACTGGCGGAGAATTTCACGTATCCAATTTTTGCCGATCTGTTGCTAGCGATGAGTTCTATTCAAGGTATGCTTTGATCAGTGGACCCATTTTTTTGCGTTCAATACTCTTGGATTGACATTTCAGGTCAATACTCTGTCCGCGATGACACCGGAAGCTGGTTCATTCAAGAGTTTTGCAACGTCATCGAGAGCTGCAAAACGCTCGAGACGACTTCCATCTATGAGATTTTAACGCGAACCAACATGGCCGTTTCGAAGCGGGTCAACAAAGCCGATGAGGATGAGTCTCCGAAGAAACAAATTCCCTGCTTCTACTCGACGCTGTCCAAGAAGCTGTATTTTGGCTCGGCAAAATAATTTATGCTTGAACTCCGCTAAGTGAATCTATTATTTTATTAAGTTAGATGAGTGTTTTTGAATATATATTCTGTCACTGAAGTACGAGCTGAACGAACAAGTAATGCAGACAATAAAACAAATGTTTTTTTATGATGAAGATCATACAAGCATAGATAAatagtatatattttttttaatatgtatacatttgtaaggttttgagctggtgtgctgcatccttaactttcctcagtgTGGGAGTCCTTTGCTGCATTGCacatggtccacgaaacagatttacgaggaaagatgcatacagcgccttcaaatgattttctagattaatatggtcttctacaaagttgttcctaaactcaaggccctcttttcaatatacatgaaaattagggtggtccatattttcaaagaaattgggaatcaaacttttttatttgcaagaataactatatacattcttcgggaaagttgtagatctatcaattttgagcaagtttgctaaagacactttttatgtagctttaaaatttacccatctagaggtattttcctgaataagcttaggatggttcaagaaaaaccggttttctggcgttaactttttcagtttcgatttttcatcaaagtcacacAAGAaatacttgtagagcatttgaagacgcgtcgtttcgtgcactgagatggtcgttatctcttttggttcaatagttacaggcgtttttcttaaaaaacacagttttttaaATAGGTGTTATGACggattggggcaaacataaaaaacatcttttgcccgcattcaaaagaagaaatgttgttataaaacatatcagaaaattagaggggtgttattttttttctttgaaaatatggaccaccctaattttcatgcacattggaaagaaggccttattattagggacaactttgtagaagaccatatttgcctaaaaactcatttgaaggcgttgaatgcatctttcctcgtaaatctggttcgtggaccactgtgcattggcgtagtcgtttcctccgttgtcgtggtctcccatgcctacgttctccacgccaatcAGGTTCTCATCGaattgctgcttccacctttcgaccacctcacgtccTTCTGGCATGCCTCCGTccatatccctgcatatttcggctcgcggcacgaagccgttgcaggatgcgttgacCTGCTGATATAACTTCCTCATTTCATaggaacggtacagcagttccattccTTCGCACTTCACTTCTCCAGACAATGTTTCCCCAGAAAGATCCGGTCCGGtgttccacttctgtttgtatcgttccacgttctgccgggttccatgctgctgCATTACCGCCCACGtggcgttcttctccttcaaaatagCTGTacattcctcgtcgaaccatttgttTCTTCGACTCCATTCCACGTAGCTGCGTAATTgattttactgttctccagcagtcctctagtggGGCCGCATCAAGCTCGCTCTCGGCTGGCAACTCCATTTAGAGATTCTGCGCACAAATGCTGATGCGACATACGATTGcttcaatggacttatccacggtcttctttttttCCCCGAGTTggttcttcttttcttctgcgaatgcgggcactgtttacacaaaatgacacattcatgaacatccagcgaccgaaagttcactggatgttcaccggatctctCCGGATGCAAGATGCGAGCAGTGATTTTTGTCAACACGACCCGCAGTTACcgccccagaatccgccaggtccctccccaggaatttttcatgactttatgtatagaaattagaaaaaaatctgagagccaCTGTCTTAATGATAAACATAGATCCATAAAAGACATTGATTTGGCATAATATACGTTTGAATtgatagttattggagactattcttaACTTGTCACATTTTACAatatcattgtccaaaatggactATGTGATTAACtctattagttttgtttggaaatatgatacCAGAAATATGAATTATAATTGCATATATAAATAGCAAATCTTTGTAcgacttcttttttaaatcgccgaataatgaaatctaaggttttcaaaggaattcttttttGGGTATCCCAAAGAAGTTCTGAAATTTCTAGCAGCATCACAGAATAATATTGTTAAATGCTTGGTTAAatgcttccttgtggaattcaagtaccgtaatccggggtcaaattgatcactttaaaacaacttttgcggataacatcaatggcaattcaaatattgccaaaagaatttctgtaaaaccagtacccagtggatctccatggaaccatgtgacaaaattttattcaacaaatttaaactttaagttaaataactccaaaattcaaaaaaattggaaatgccactttggggcgaaattgatcagtacacaaataagcatcggttggaaaggaaaatttccttctccgcttaattttgctcttctaaaaccgaataacgcgtttaaaatcttacaactaatgAATTTATTactaaaaatgcaaaattaaatttttaaatttccctctAAACGCCtataggtaggcaatttcatttgaaataagtgatgtctatcacaataaattactatttaataataaaatgaacttttttttaactatgtCTTGTTCTGATtaactacataacttcccaaccgagactccacaaaaatgttaaaacagagaatttacgggaagtcctattagcaatcgattgtttggtagcaatgatttcagctaaatgagatatacattgcaaatttcttaaaaaaataaggcaatactaacttatttctaaaaaaaataaaagtctacgctcatctctagacatttacgaaccagatgacgtaaaaagtttaagatcattatgacgcttaagagttcctagtatggaattacaatgtagtaccctaatgatcaatttcaccccgctgatcaatttgaccccggttcacGGTATCATGTGGAAAAAAAACTCTGTTGGAATTTGAAATGGAATACAGCAGAAGTTTTTACAGCCCAGTGGAGcagatctggttggatggttagaacacttgactatcacgccgaggacctgggatcgaatcccactcccgacaaactcacacaatgtgagttcttctttcggaagggaagtaaagcgtgggtcccgagatgaactagcccagggctaaaaatctcgttaatacagataaaattaaataaatttttggaGCCCAGTGAAAataagcgtaaacgcgagtgcattcattgaaaccatgctgaaggtgatttctagtcacaaaatttcacaaaaaaatggtttctgtaaaaaatggaaaacattttccaactcaaaaaaatacagaagataccttgatccaaactctacatgtgcacgaaaaccgattttgaaaatattgcttcgttatttaataaaaaatcaaaaaccaaaaagtgaggaaatgcttccagtttcgccttaaaattggctttccatgaccagaaattgtggtgctagtcattttttctggtgaaataggcatttgtacttcgataaatttaatgcgccttataaacacgtatatttgaaggataataaaataaaacaaattaaaaccatcgttttacttgagcatgtgtaacctaaagtgctttgttttcctaaataatatttctaattcctgcaaaaaaaatcatacatcatgaataaaaatgggatatttgactggatattttataaatattaaaagtattaatgaaaaaataaatggcatacttggacacggcatgctaaatgattcgagatatgattagaaattagcttaatgcttaccaatctggaaaatttgtACTTCGAaatgtaaattgagaatattctttttacaatgtcatacatatagccatcacaatttatatggacatgaatgaagaaattttaaagtgacatacacatgcaaaattgacattggcagaggaagctctaaataaataactgtggaagtgctcgtagactaacactaagctgagaagcaggctttggtccagtgtgtgttgacaacgtcagaagaagaagaaaatgtatttcacatttttgggctgattttataaacgaaaatttgacaggaggtagtgtcactacctcgtgaaaatcaatatcattatcaacattgttgtcggttcggtaatttttcataaaaaaaaaatgcggtgaaagtcgataagaatttccatctagaaaaatggtacactactagccgtcgagccaattgaaattttattaattaatatAATCGAAATTGTAGAGCATTGGCACGGTAAAAGTatagtttttattcttaatttattacatattgaacatcatatcgacatttttatgatcggtagtgtaacatAGCCTAGTAAACTAATGTCATTTTATGTGACATATGtttgtttacttattgaaaaaacatgaatatgacttaaggcgaaactggatccatttcctcactttttggtttttgatttttaataaaataacgaagcaatattttcaaaatctgttttCGTACACGTGTagggtatggatcaaggtatctcctgaatttttccctggtggaaaaagtttttcgtttttgcagaaaccatttttaagcaaaatttcacaaaaaaatggtttctgcaaaaacgaaaaactttttccaccagggaaaaattcaggagataccttgagccataccctacatgtgtacgaaaaccgattttgaaaatattgcttcgttattttattaaaaatcaaaaaccaaaaaaatgaggaaatgcttccagtttcgccttaatgtaaacaaacaaaacatattatgtttaacaaaaacttcatcgaaaacaagtattgaaagacagactgaaaatgttactcatatatgacttactagtttatttgtggacgcagtagcgcccgtggcaagtttttttttcaatataaacagTTCATGTGTAAttcacgcttgtagattttaaataagaaaaGTATTACCTTTTtctatgttatgaataaagtttttttttggtgaattcaatgcagcttatatttacatctgaaaatACTTCGGTGAAGTGACCGGACAGACAAACATCggctatctgtgttatttccagtaactgctgcattcggttgtctaagagtgacagattcttttctgcattaaaaaaatcaaaattttcagcgtctgttgtctgtgtgtttttttcatcaaatgctgtgtccggttgtctatggttgtcactggttttgttttgacagtaaaaaagcattaaagtgtcaaattaaaaaaaaatcaaaatctccaacgtctgttgtctgtgatttttttcatcgaatgctgtgtctggttgtcactggttttattTTCTCCATCTGACAATAAAAAGCCTAAaattgtcaaataaaaaaaacaaatattttgatttttttcatcaaatgctgtgtctggtgttACTGGTTTTCTTCATCTGACAGAAAAAAaagcattaaagtgtcaaattaaaaaaaaaatcaacgtctgttgtctgtgatttttttttcatcaaatgctgtgcctggttgtctatggttgtcactggttttgttttcggcGACTGTCAGAAAAAAGAattgaaatgtcaaatattttttaaaaatcaaaattttcaacgtctgtttgtGATCAAATGCTGTCTCtgtttgtctatggttgtcactggttttgttttttttggatctgatagtaaaaaaggattgaaatgtcaaatatttaaaaaaaatcaaaatttccaacgtctattgtctgtgatttttttctttaaatgctgtgtt includes:
- the LOC115269146 gene encoding uncharacterized protein LOC115269146; the protein is MAEDGNMRARLKYDQVDAEGNLSQSDSDCEDVHPVESGSIDERPMPKGFTNLDPPNDTIGDVYPMNGAKRGKVVIFNQVNFKAGEDLKRKGSDKDVERLHKVLPKLGFIEDDIKDYKDSTYTKMQSVADELKHDEDLKQADCLMVFILTHGEQGDMLMAQDCTYNLYEFLENFTPKSLKSMAGKPKLFIIQACRGTKQDRGIQLKFKPIQADCVNNDVNSQSTNYVYRELPDLLLVMSSHYGHYSFRCTTTGSWLIQEFCNVLESYESLETTSIYDVLTETISAVSRKTSNARKKFNKKKQIPSFYSTLTKMLYFDTPKIDNEGAVQMQSHKFNATQSILVVVGNTLSATDRHNLKLNRTVDSWSNSTNTMAEDGNIDRLDATGNPDQFSDSVCTDSNPAESRSSAGTLKPKTSIDTANGPNAKAYSMDGPKRGKVLIFNQVTFKDPIYDEREGTEKDVERLYEVLPRLGFLKEDIVLYKDYSKGKIKKAIRKLNSDEDLKQADCLMVVILTYNEDEDKLMAQNGSYNMYRFVKKFTSTSLKSMAGKPKLFMIQACSNKKLRTGVQPRTDSARDVVDLLAENFTYPIFADLLLAMSSIQGQYSVRDDTGSWFIQEFCNVIESCKTLETTSIYEILTRTNMAVSKRVNKADEDESPKKQIPCFYSTLSKKLYFGSAK